In Litoribacterium kuwaitense, the genomic stretch CAATTTATCCTTTAACTTTGCTAATTGAAAACCATTAATTGTCTCAGCAGTATCAAGCACAATATTAATTAATATAAAAGATGACACTCCAAAGTAAAACATCGCTGCTTAAGATAGCGCTTACGCCATTCAAGCCAGAGGATGTATTCGCTATAATGACAGTTTCATCAATAACCAACTTACTTAAATACAATACAACTATGGGTCCAGAGCCCACGATTAAATTAATAAAGATCAGGCCCCAAATATCATTTGATGCAATTTGCAAAACTAACCTTATCGTTCTTAAGAGTGACAAAAACATTTTCCTCATATTATTCAAGGACCCTTATCACTCCAGATTCTTAAGGAGTGTATAAATTCTTTTCCATAACTAGTTAAATCGGCATGTTTTTCGATGGTCTCTATTGCTGATATGACTTGGTTCTTATAATACTTAATACGTCCAGAAATTCTATTTTCATATTCTGGATACCTTTCTTGTATACTACTTAAAAGATAATTTAAGCGAAGATGCACATAAGCTCCATGAATAATCCCTTCCATAGGACGAAGATCTTTCCTCCAAGGCGAGGGATATAATTTTTCGTCAGGTTTTAGCAAAGGATAGATTTCATTTAATTTGTCCAGTTTATTGTGTCCATTTTCATGGACAACTAAATCTATTGTATCTATGATATCCTCTTCTGGTGTGACGTAAATTGCGCCGATCAAAGCATCTATACTAAAAGCTTTAACAGAAGGGTTTTTTATCGGCACTATAGTGTTAGTATGACATTTTATATCTAACATGAATTCTGGAGCACTTTCTTCAATCAATTCTAGACATGAATAGAAAGTGTTTTTTAAGTTTGTATCTGTCGTAAGTATTGAGGAGTCCAGCTCACTTTTATCTGCTGAACTGTATTTACTTATTACATTTACTCCCAACTTTTTATACCACTTACTATTTTGCAATCTAAAATCGTCAAAAACAGTGTCTGGCTCATTTTTTGATTTATTATTCTTACCATCTCATCAAGTATACTGCTATTACTACTATTAATAGAGGACAAAATATTTACACCATAGGCGAAAAGAGACTCTTCCAGTACCTTTTTCTTTTCTAAACTAGATAGAGACCAAAACTCTTCAAGTATTGGTATATAATCAGAAACTATTTTTTGGTTTTTTAAAGTATTTGTTAAAACAAAAAATTTCTCCTCTAATAACTGTATGTACCTATCAGTTAAAAGTTCACTTTCAGTAACAGAAAATAGTAAGTTGTTGAAGTCGACATTGTCAGTTTTCATATTTAACATTAACAATTACCACCTTATTTTCTAAAGAGGAGTTCGACTCCTCTTTAGAAAAAATTTTCATATCTACCAATCAGGATGGCAGTTTCAGGCATTTCTTAACAATGGTAATATGTTAGGTGTTATTTAGCACCCATGTCTAGACCCGTTTGTTGTCCTATCAGTTCCACCAGAACTACCGCGATGTGTTAATTCTTTAACTGATCCCAAATCTGTAACAATTGGTTTTTTCCATTTCATGACTTCCCCTCCCCTCAAGTGTTTTTAATATAGTAAAAGGTTAACAAACTGTGGATGTAAACGAATTCAATATGTGCTGTCTCATATTTTTGTGGCATGAGGTACATTTGCATATTAAAGTTGAGAATGTCTCTATTTATTAACCTGTTTACTTTTACTATTAAGATCATATGACCCAACTGTTGCAATTGAAATGATTATAAGATTACTGCTCTGTTAAACAATGAAAATATTACAACGATTCATACTATATGTAATAGTATGAATAATTTAAACAAAAGTCAAGTATGATTTTTGGGAATAAATTAAGCTAAACACATCTGAAAAAAAATAGGTAAGATGTTAATGGGCAAACATAGCTATTTTTTGTACACCCTTGTCGATAAAGCTATGTTATCCGGGATTTAGATTCATTTATAATTTTTTTGTAATCAATGTGTTCATCAAAATGTATAGAAAGAACTTTATGCAATATTAAAATATTCTCATATTTACCAGCTTGCTCGTAACATG encodes the following:
- a CDS encoding aKG-HExxH-type peptide beta-hydroxylase, with product MGVNVISKYSSADKSELDSSILTTDTNLKNTFYSCLELIEESAPEFMLDIKCHTNTIVPIKNPSVKAFSIDALIGAIYVTPEEDIIDTIDLVVHENGHNKLDKLNEIYPLLKPDEKLYPSPWRKDLRPMEGIIHGAYVHLRLNYLLSSIQERYPEYENRISGRIKYYKNQVISAIETIEKHADLTSYGKEFIHSLRIWSDKGP
- a CDS encoding lasso RiPP family leader peptide-containing protein, encoding MKWKKPIVTDLGSVKELTHRGSSGGTDRTTNGSRHGC